Proteins found in one Triticum aestivum cultivar Chinese Spring chromosome 4D, IWGSC CS RefSeq v2.1, whole genome shotgun sequence genomic segment:
- the LOC123100501 gene encoding probable carboxylesterase 2, whose product MDPESEVTFEFVPVIRQYRSGRVERLLPVDHVPPSVDAATGVASRDVVVNPATGTWARLYLPAPASPVGDESGRLPIMVYLHGGGLVAGSAADAPEHAFLNRLCARARVLGVSVEYRLAPEHPVPACYDDAWAALRWAAEGADPWLRDRGDRGRMFVVGYSAGGNVAHNVALRAGSEADALPRGARVRGLGLLHPYFLSAEKADGEHSWLRGKLEELWPFACGGRTAGLDDPRVNPVADGAPSLRRLGCDRVLVCLADDELRLRGKAYHDGLLGSGWAEGDAELLDSVGEDHQFFLREPPTATALLLMDRLAALLGAGENQQ is encoded by the coding sequence ATGGACCCTGAGTCCGAGGTCACGTTCGAGTTCGTGCCGGTGATCCGGCAGTACAGGAGCGGCCGCGTCGAGCGCCTGCTCCCCGTGGACCACGTCCCTCCCTCCGTCGACGCCGCCACGGGAGTCGCCTCCAGGGACGTCGTCGTCAACCCGGCCACCGGCACGTGGGCCCGCCTCTACCTCCCCGCCCCGGCGTCCCCCGTCGGCGACGAGAGCGGCAGGCTCCCCATCATGGTGTACCTCCACGGCGGCGGTCTCGTCGCCGGCTCGGCGGCGGACGCGCCCGAGCACGCGTTCCTCAACCGCCTGTGCGCCCGCGCGCGCGTCCTGGGCGTGTCCGTCGAGTACCGCCTCGCGCCGGAGCACCCCGTCCCGGCCTGCTACGACGACGCGTGGGCCGCGCTCCGGTGGGCCGCCGAGGGCGCCGACCCGTGGCTCCGGGACCGCGGCGACCGCGGCCGGATGTTCGTGGTCGGGTACAGCGCCGGCGGCAACGTCGCCCACAACGTGGCGCTCCGCGCCGGCTCGGAGGCCGACGCGCTCCCCCGCGGCGCCCGGGTCAGGGGCCTCGGGCTCCTGCACCCGTACTTCCTCTCGGCCGAGAAGGCGGACGGCGAGCACTCGTGGCTGAGGGGCAAGCTGGAGGAGCTGTGGCCGTTCGCGTGCGGCGGGCGCACCGCCGGGCTGGACGACCCGCGGGTCAACCCGGTGGCCGACGGGGCGCCGAGCCTGCGGCGGCTCGGCTGCGACCGCGTCCTCGTCTGCCTCGCCGACGACGAGCTGCGGCTCCGAGGCAAGGCGTACCACGACGGGCTGCTGGGGAGCGGGTGGGCGGAGGGCGACGCCGAGCTGCTCGACTCCGTCGGCGAGGACCACCAGTTCTTCCTCCGGGAGCCCCCGACCGCGACGGCGCTGCTTCTCATGGACCGGCTGGCCGCGCTCCTCGGCGCCGGCGAGAACCAGCAGTAG
- the LOC123098905 gene encoding F-box/LRR-repeat protein 10 isoform X2 has protein sequence MSAPDPIDDPAPDPPPAMDAALPAAVVATILSRLDVRSLLLASAVCRCLRSCASHALSFLPAFHLDEEVLTHDLLRPLLPRNPALRSLRLDAARLDDAAVDCLARPGLHELTLRNCNGISGRLLRELSATCPDLRVLSLNSLADRRGLAMAFSDLKALLDGCSSLETLSLALDFSKFDDPSFSHVWSSASQGLSSLEMGFIPLQMLLALLAVAIESRQRIGYVKAPVFFPSLQKLRLTDSPIMEPESATATDLTDAGLQQINPKGKLKHLSLIRSQEFIYTSFRHVNDLGILLMSEKCSNLESICLGGFSRVTDTGFRAIIHSCPGLHKLKVTNGSHLTDLVFHDIVATSLCLTHVSLRWCTLLTDVGIERLSFNKDLNVLDLKDCKSLGDEAVRALSCLPRLRKLVLDGTVITNQAMEYLGAGVCPLASLSLRGCYKLTNDCIPLLLAGSVKESLHALDLSRIPSLTDDAIMVIVRARTPLTELRLRENPEIGDASVKALASMQFEGVTCGSTLQLLDLYDCGGITLLAMKWFKKPLFPRLRWLGLKGSLNRIMVDALVLTRPFLRLACGGEELGTPYRDTSGEWCRHEDDDSEDLEPWQLDGEPVSDAETTNEE, from the exons ATGTCCGCGCCAGATCCGATCGACGACCCGGCCCCCGACCCGCCGCCGGCGATGGACGCCGCGCTCCCGGCCGCCGTCGTCGCCACCATCCTCTCCCGCCTCGACGTCCgctccctcctcctcgcctccGCCGTCTGCCGCTGCCTCCGCTCCTGCGCCTCCcacgccctctccttcctccccgccTTCCACCTCGAC GAGGAGGTGCTGACGCACGACCTGCTCCGCCCGCTGCTGCCGCGCAACCCGGCCCTGCGGAGCCTCCGGCTGGACGCCGCGCGGCTCGACGACGCCGCCGTCGACTGCCTCGCCCGCCCAGGCCTGCACGAGCTCACCCTCCGCAACTGCAACGGCATCAGCGGCCGCCTGCTCCGCGAGCTCAGCGCCACCTGCCCGGATCTCAG GGTGCTGTCTCTGAACTCGCTTGCTGATCGGAGGGGCTTGGCCATGGCATTCTCTGATCTGAAGGCGTTGCTCGATGGATGTTCGAGTTTGGAG ACTCTCAGCTTGGCACTTGATTTCTCAAAGTTCGATGACCCCAGTTTCAGCCATGTGTGGTCATCTGCTTCTCAAGGCCTGTCCTCTCTTGAAATGGGTTTTATCCCATTGCAAATGTTACTTGCACTTCTGGCTGTGGCTATCGAGTCGCGACAACGCATTGGTTATGTCAAGGCACCTGTCTTTTTTCCTAGCCTTCAGAAGTTGCGCCTCACA GATTCACCAATTATGGAACCTGAATCTGCAACTGCAACAGATCTCACAGATGCTGGTCTTCAGCAGATCAATCCGAAGGGTAAGTTGAAACATTTATCTCTAATTAGAAGCCAGGAGTTCATATACACGTCTTTCCGCCATGTAAATGATCTGGGAATTCTGCTAATGTCCGAGAAGTGCTCAAATCTGGAGAGTATCTGTCTTGGTGGTTTCTCCCGTGTAACGGACACTGGGTTTAGGGCTATCATACACTCTTGTCCAGGTCTTCATAAGCTTAAGGTGACTAATGGAAGCCATCTCACTGATCTTGTTTTCCATGACATTGTTGCCACCTCCCTTTGCCTAACACATGTGAGTCTGAGATGGTGTACTCTACTAACTGATGTTGGGATTGAGAGGCTGTCATTCAACAAGGATCTCAATGTTTTGGATCTTAAAGATTGCAAGAGTCTGGGTGATGAAGCTGTAAGAGCCCTGAGCTGCCTTCCCAGGCTGCGGAAATTGGTGTTGGATGGAACCGTGATCACTAATCAAGCAATGGAGTATCTGGGCGCTGGAGTATGCCCGCTAGCTTCATTATCTCTGAGGGGCTGCTATAAGCTAACAAATGATTGCATACCCTTGCTGCTTGCTGGTTCTGTTAAAGAGAGCCTACATGCGTTGGATCTCTCAAGAATCCCAAGTCTCACCGACGACGCTATCATGGTGATAGTGCGGGCCCGAACTCCCCTTACTGAGCTGCGGCTGCGAGAGAATCCAGAAATAGGGGATGCTTCTGTGAAGGCTCTTGCATCCATGCAATTCGAGGGGGTAACTTGCGGCAGCACCTTGCAGCTGCTGGATCTCTACGACTGCGGCGGGATCACATTACTTGCAATGAAGTGGTTTAAGAAACCACTCTTCCCAAGACTGCGATGGCTCGGGCTAAAAGGCAGCTTGAACAGGATCATGGTCGACGCCCTGGTTCTAACCCGCCCTTTCTTGCGCCTGGCATGTGGCGGCGAGGAACTGGGGACACCATACCGGGACACATCCGGCGAGTGGTGTCGGCACGAGGACGATGATTCCGAAGATCTTGAGCCCTGGCAGTTGGACGGTGAGCCGGTATCCGACGCGGAAACCACCAATGAGGAGTAA
- the LOC123098905 gene encoding F-box/LRR-repeat protein 10 isoform X1, whose amino-acid sequence MSAPDPIDDPAPDPPPAMDAALPAAVVATILSRLDVRSLLLASAVCRCLRSCASHALSFLPAFHLDEEVLTHDLLRPLLPRNPALRSLRLDAARLDDAAVDCLARPGLHELTLRNCNGISGRLLRELSATCPDLRVLSLNSLADRRGLAMAFSDLKALLDGCSSLETLSLALDFSKFDDPSFSHVWSSASQGLSSLEMGFIPLQMLLALLAVAIESRQRIGYVKAPVFFPSLQKLRLTVEFITDDLIGSISTALPLLTHLDLQDSPIMEPESATATDLTDAGLQQINPKGKLKHLSLIRSQEFIYTSFRHVNDLGILLMSEKCSNLESICLGGFSRVTDTGFRAIIHSCPGLHKLKVTNGSHLTDLVFHDIVATSLCLTHVSLRWCTLLTDVGIERLSFNKDLNVLDLKDCKSLGDEAVRALSCLPRLRKLVLDGTVITNQAMEYLGAGVCPLASLSLRGCYKLTNDCIPLLLAGSVKESLHALDLSRIPSLTDDAIMVIVRARTPLTELRLRENPEIGDASVKALASMQFEGVTCGSTLQLLDLYDCGGITLLAMKWFKKPLFPRLRWLGLKGSLNRIMVDALVLTRPFLRLACGGEELGTPYRDTSGEWCRHEDDDSEDLEPWQLDGEPVSDAETTNEE is encoded by the exons ATGTCCGCGCCAGATCCGATCGACGACCCGGCCCCCGACCCGCCGCCGGCGATGGACGCCGCGCTCCCGGCCGCCGTCGTCGCCACCATCCTCTCCCGCCTCGACGTCCgctccctcctcctcgcctccGCCGTCTGCCGCTGCCTCCGCTCCTGCGCCTCCcacgccctctccttcctccccgccTTCCACCTCGAC GAGGAGGTGCTGACGCACGACCTGCTCCGCCCGCTGCTGCCGCGCAACCCGGCCCTGCGGAGCCTCCGGCTGGACGCCGCGCGGCTCGACGACGCCGCCGTCGACTGCCTCGCCCGCCCAGGCCTGCACGAGCTCACCCTCCGCAACTGCAACGGCATCAGCGGCCGCCTGCTCCGCGAGCTCAGCGCCACCTGCCCGGATCTCAG GGTGCTGTCTCTGAACTCGCTTGCTGATCGGAGGGGCTTGGCCATGGCATTCTCTGATCTGAAGGCGTTGCTCGATGGATGTTCGAGTTTGGAG ACTCTCAGCTTGGCACTTGATTTCTCAAAGTTCGATGACCCCAGTTTCAGCCATGTGTGGTCATCTGCTTCTCAAGGCCTGTCCTCTCTTGAAATGGGTTTTATCCCATTGCAAATGTTACTTGCACTTCTGGCTGTGGCTATCGAGTCGCGACAACGCATTGGTTATGTCAAGGCACCTGTCTTTTTTCCTAGCCTTCAGAAGTTGCGCCTCACAGTTGAGTTCATCACCGACGATTTGATTGGGTCCATATCAACAGCACTTCCATTATTGACACATCTGGACCTTCAGGATTCACCAATTATGGAACCTGAATCTGCAACTGCAACAGATCTCACAGATGCTGGTCTTCAGCAGATCAATCCGAAGGGTAAGTTGAAACATTTATCTCTAATTAGAAGCCAGGAGTTCATATACACGTCTTTCCGCCATGTAAATGATCTGGGAATTCTGCTAATGTCCGAGAAGTGCTCAAATCTGGAGAGTATCTGTCTTGGTGGTTTCTCCCGTGTAACGGACACTGGGTTTAGGGCTATCATACACTCTTGTCCAGGTCTTCATAAGCTTAAGGTGACTAATGGAAGCCATCTCACTGATCTTGTTTTCCATGACATTGTTGCCACCTCCCTTTGCCTAACACATGTGAGTCTGAGATGGTGTACTCTACTAACTGATGTTGGGATTGAGAGGCTGTCATTCAACAAGGATCTCAATGTTTTGGATCTTAAAGATTGCAAGAGTCTGGGTGATGAAGCTGTAAGAGCCCTGAGCTGCCTTCCCAGGCTGCGGAAATTGGTGTTGGATGGAACCGTGATCACTAATCAAGCAATGGAGTATCTGGGCGCTGGAGTATGCCCGCTAGCTTCATTATCTCTGAGGGGCTGCTATAAGCTAACAAATGATTGCATACCCTTGCTGCTTGCTGGTTCTGTTAAAGAGAGCCTACATGCGTTGGATCTCTCAAGAATCCCAAGTCTCACCGACGACGCTATCATGGTGATAGTGCGGGCCCGAACTCCCCTTACTGAGCTGCGGCTGCGAGAGAATCCAGAAATAGGGGATGCTTCTGTGAAGGCTCTTGCATCCATGCAATTCGAGGGGGTAACTTGCGGCAGCACCTTGCAGCTGCTGGATCTCTACGACTGCGGCGGGATCACATTACTTGCAATGAAGTGGTTTAAGAAACCACTCTTCCCAAGACTGCGATGGCTCGGGCTAAAAGGCAGCTTGAACAGGATCATGGTCGACGCCCTGGTTCTAACCCGCCCTTTCTTGCGCCTGGCATGTGGCGGCGAGGAACTGGGGACACCATACCGGGACACATCCGGCGAGTGGTGTCGGCACGAGGACGATGATTCCGAAGATCTTGAGCCCTGGCAGTTGGACGGTGAGCCGGTATCCGACGCGGAAACCACCAATGAGGAGTAA